One genomic segment of Microcella indica includes these proteins:
- the recQ gene encoding DNA helicase RecQ, with amino-acid sequence MSIATRTPQQVLETVFGYPAFRGDQQQIIDHVVGGGDALVLMPTGGGKSLCYQIPALVREGVGVVISPLIALMKDQVDALAAVGARAEFLNSTQSPDERRRVEQALLAGEVDLLYLAPERVTVPATGQLLDRLNVALFAIDEAHCVSQWGHDFRPDYLALSMLHERWPSIPRIALTATATQATADEIVARLDLGAARRFTASFDRPNIQYRIEGKNQPVQQLLQLIRSEHPGDAGIVYCLSRASVEKTATALAEQGIPALPYHAGLDARVRADHQSRFLREEGIVMVATIAFGMGIDKPDVRFVAHLDLPKSVEGYYQETGRAGRDGLPSTAWLAYGLQDVVQQRQMIDRNEGDAAHKRRQSQLLDAMLALCETVECRRVQLLAYFGQSLGVERCGNCDTCLAPPESWDGTVPAQKLLSTVVRLDRERRQRYGAGQLIDILTGKRTPRVEQLGHDSLSTFGIGDDLSDQEWRGVVRQLLAQGLLAVHGDGYGTLVITEASAAVLKGEREVRLRREPKRAPRSSRRSAPADLPSEAAPLFERLRAWRAATARELGAPAYIVFGDATLRGIALTEPASLGELGEISGVGAKKLEQYGEAVLAIVRGEEPAPAAAQAAVAQASDAEGAAHGPVSSAQPEPGIPFFDEPPPDDEPPPEYY; translated from the coding sequence GTGAGCATCGCGACCCGAACCCCCCAGCAGGTGCTCGAGACGGTCTTCGGCTACCCCGCCTTCCGCGGCGACCAGCAGCAGATCATCGACCACGTCGTCGGCGGCGGCGACGCCCTCGTGCTCATGCCCACGGGCGGCGGCAAGAGCCTCTGCTACCAGATTCCGGCTCTCGTGCGCGAGGGCGTCGGCGTCGTCATCTCGCCCCTCATCGCCCTCATGAAGGACCAGGTGGATGCTCTCGCCGCCGTCGGCGCGCGCGCCGAGTTCCTCAACTCCACGCAATCGCCTGACGAGCGGCGCCGTGTCGAGCAGGCTCTGCTCGCGGGCGAGGTGGATCTGCTCTACCTCGCGCCCGAGCGCGTGACCGTACCCGCCACGGGGCAGCTGCTCGACCGCCTGAACGTCGCACTGTTCGCAATCGACGAGGCGCACTGCGTGTCGCAGTGGGGGCACGACTTTCGGCCCGACTACCTTGCACTGTCGATGCTGCACGAGCGGTGGCCGAGCATCCCGCGCATCGCCCTGACGGCGACGGCGACGCAGGCGACCGCCGATGAGATCGTCGCGCGGCTCGACCTGGGGGCGGCACGACGCTTCACGGCGAGCTTCGACCGGCCGAACATCCAGTACCGCATCGAGGGCAAGAACCAGCCCGTGCAGCAGCTGCTGCAGCTGATCCGCTCGGAGCACCCGGGCGACGCGGGCATCGTGTACTGCCTCTCGCGCGCGAGCGTGGAGAAGACGGCGACGGCGCTCGCCGAGCAGGGCATCCCAGCCCTTCCATACCACGCGGGGCTCGACGCCCGCGTGCGGGCCGACCACCAGTCGCGGTTCCTGCGCGAGGAGGGCATCGTCATGGTCGCGACGATCGCCTTCGGCATGGGCATCGACAAGCCCGACGTGCGCTTCGTCGCCCACCTCGACCTGCCGAAAAGCGTCGAGGGCTACTACCAGGAGACGGGGCGTGCCGGGCGCGACGGCCTGCCGTCGACGGCGTGGCTCGCCTACGGCCTGCAGGATGTCGTGCAGCAGCGCCAGATGATCGACCGCAACGAGGGTGACGCCGCGCACAAGCGCCGGCAGTCGCAACTGCTCGACGCGATGCTCGCACTGTGCGAGACGGTCGAGTGCCGGCGCGTGCAGCTGCTCGCGTACTTCGGGCAGTCGCTGGGGGTTGAGCGCTGCGGCAACTGCGACACGTGCCTCGCACCGCCGGAGAGCTGGGATGGCACCGTGCCGGCGCAGAAGCTGCTCTCGACCGTCGTTCGGCTCGACCGCGAGCGTCGGCAGCGCTATGGCGCGGGGCAGCTCATCGACATCCTCACCGGCAAGCGCACGCCGCGCGTCGAGCAGCTGGGGCACGACTCGCTCTCGACGTTCGGCATCGGGGACGACCTGAGCGATCAAGAGTGGCGCGGCGTCGTGCGGCAGCTGCTGGCCCAGGGGCTGCTCGCGGTGCACGGCGACGGCTACGGCACGCTCGTCATCACCGAGGCGAGCGCCGCCGTGCTGAAGGGCGAGCGGGAGGTGCGGCTGCGCCGCGAGCCGAAGCGCGCGCCTCGCTCGTCGCGCCGCTCGGCGCCCGCCGATCTGCCGAGCGAAGCGGCCCCGCTGTTCGAGCGCTTGCGTGCCTGGCGCGCCGCGACGGCGCGCGAGCTGGGCGCGCCCGCGTACATCGTGTTCGGCGACGCGACCCTGCGCGGCATCGCCCTCACCGAGCCGGCTTCGCTCGGAGAGCTCGGGGAGATCAGCGGCGTGGGAGCGAAGAAGCTCGAGCAGTACGGCGAGGCC
- the epsC gene encoding serine O-acetyltransferase EpsC has translation MPLREDIATARLRDPAARSGLEVFLTSAGLHAIWWHRIAHRLWRWRLRLLARMVAQAARAWTGVEIHPAATIGRRFFIDHGMGVVIGETAEIGDDVMLYHGVTLGGRTQSTGKRHPTVQDGVLIGANATVLGPVTIGARSQVGALALVTKDVPPNSVATGIPATSRPLDRGAGSGAGPDGFFIDPAIHI, from the coding sequence ATGCCGCTGCGGGAGGACATCGCGACGGCGCGACTTCGCGACCCGGCGGCGCGCAGCGGCCTCGAGGTCTTCCTGACCTCGGCGGGCCTGCACGCCATCTGGTGGCACCGCATCGCGCACCGGCTGTGGCGCTGGCGGCTACGGCTGCTCGCGCGCATGGTCGCGCAAGCGGCGCGCGCGTGGACGGGCGTCGAGATCCACCCGGCGGCGACGATCGGCCGACGCTTCTTCATCGACCACGGCATGGGCGTCGTGATCGGGGAGACGGCCGAGATCGGCGACGACGTCATGCTCTACCACGGCGTGACCCTCGGCGGCCGCACGCAGTCGACGGGTAAGCGCCACCCGACGGTGCAGGACGGCGTGCTCATCGGCGCGAACGCGACGGTGCTCGGGCCGGTCACGATCGGTGCCCGCTCGCAGGTGGGCGCGCTCGCGCTCGTGACGAAGGACGTGCCGCCCAACTCGGTCGCGACGGGCATTCCCGCGACCTCGCGGCCGCTCGACCGAGGCGCTGGCTCGGGCGCGGGGCCCGACGGCTTCTTCATCGACCCGGCCATCCACATCTAG
- the cysK gene encoding cysteine synthase A, which translates to MARIYQDITEAFGNTPLVALNAVTDGAEATVLAKLEFYNPSASVKDRLGVAIVEAAEKSGELTKGGTIVEGTSGNTGIALAMIGAARGYHVILTMPETMSEERKMLLKAYGAELVLTPGSEGMKGAVSKAAEIVANTPGAVLAKQFENEANAEVHRRTTGPEVWNDTDGAVDIFVSGIGTGGTLTGTGQFLKENKPGVKIVGVEPEESPILNGGDPGPHKIAGIGANFIPAVLDREIYDEIIDVNIGQSVAMARRLAAEEGILAGISSGATAYAAIELAKRPENAGKTIVVILASYGERYLSSVLYEDLRS; encoded by the coding sequence ATGGCTCGCATCTACCAGGACATCACCGAGGCGTTCGGCAACACGCCCCTCGTCGCCCTCAACGCCGTTACCGACGGTGCGGAGGCGACCGTGCTCGCCAAGCTCGAGTTCTACAACCCCTCGGCGAGCGTCAAAGACCGCCTGGGCGTCGCGATCGTCGAGGCCGCCGAGAAGAGCGGAGAGCTCACGAAGGGCGGCACGATCGTCGAGGGCACGAGCGGCAACACGGGCATCGCCCTCGCGATGATCGGCGCGGCGCGCGGCTACCACGTCATCCTCACGATGCCCGAGACGATGAGCGAGGAGCGCAAGATGCTGCTCAAGGCGTACGGCGCCGAACTCGTCCTCACCCCCGGCTCGGAGGGCATGAAGGGTGCCGTATCGAAGGCGGCCGAGATCGTCGCCAACACCCCAGGGGCCGTGCTCGCGAAGCAGTTCGAGAACGAGGCGAACGCCGAGGTGCACCGCCGCACCACCGGCCCCGAGGTGTGGAACGACACCGACGGCGCGGTCGACATCTTCGTCTCCGGCATCGGCACGGGCGGCACGCTCACGGGCACCGGCCAGTTCCTCAAGGAGAACAAGCCCGGCGTGAAGATCGTCGGCGTCGAGCCGGAGGAGAGCCCCATCCTCAATGGCGGCGACCCCGGCCCGCACAAGATCGCCGGCATCGGCGCCAACTTCATCCCTGCGGTTCTCGACCGCGAGATCTACGACGAGATCATCGACGTCAACATCGGCCAGTCGGTGGCGATGGCGCGTCGCCTCGCCGCCGAAGAGGGCATCCTCGCCGGCATCTCGTCCGGCGCGACCGCGTACGCCGCGATCGAGCTTGCGAAGCGCCCCGAGAACGCCGGGAAGACGATCGTGGTGATACTCGCGAGCTACGGCGAGCGGTACCTCTCGAGCGTCCTGTACGAGGACCTGCGCTCCTAG
- a CDS encoding EamA family transporter: protein MLTVVLGLAGALVYGAADFLGGLASRRISALRVTALAALSGVVLLAVAAVVVGGEWSREALFWGALSGVTGAGAIALLYACLAIGPMSILSPLTAVISAIVPMTWGLVTGERLGAIAYPALGLALIAVVLVGFVPEKGAVRPSLRGLLMATGSGALIGAFYILIDQTPDDSGLVPLVANRVVNATLMITVIVVLAVIAGRRHVSARDAPLAILEGTHGAPHALGEPVGAGPAEARPAPSPGTAPPATTLLRASASALRGGWRAGFWLAVGCGVLDAAANAIVLIGLRLGDLTVVSVLTALYPAGTILLAAVVLRERIARLQWVGLVLALAASAMLSLA, encoded by the coding sequence GTGCTCACAGTGGTACTCGGCCTCGCCGGTGCGCTCGTCTACGGCGCCGCCGACTTCCTCGGCGGTCTCGCCTCCCGGCGCATCTCGGCACTGCGCGTCACCGCCCTCGCGGCACTCTCCGGCGTCGTGCTGCTCGCCGTCGCCGCGGTCGTCGTCGGTGGGGAGTGGAGCCGCGAGGCTCTGTTCTGGGGCGCACTCTCGGGCGTGACCGGTGCAGGGGCGATCGCCCTGCTGTACGCGTGCCTCGCGATCGGGCCCATGAGCATCCTCTCGCCCCTCACCGCCGTGATCTCGGCGATCGTGCCCATGACGTGGGGCCTCGTCACCGGCGAACGGCTCGGCGCGATCGCCTACCCCGCACTCGGCCTCGCCCTCATCGCCGTCGTGCTCGTCGGCTTCGTCCCCGAGAAGGGCGCGGTGCGGCCGAGCCTGCGCGGCCTGCTCATGGCGACCGGGTCGGGAGCCCTCATCGGCGCCTTCTACATCCTCATCGACCAGACCCCCGACGACTCGGGGCTCGTGCCGCTCGTCGCCAACCGCGTCGTCAACGCGACCCTCATGATCACGGTCATCGTCGTGCTGGCCGTCATCGCGGGGCGGCGCCACGTCTCCGCTCGGGATGCTCCGCTCGCGATCCTCGAAGGAACCCACGGCGCCCCGCACGCCCTCGGCGAGCCGGTCGGTGCCGGGCCCGCTGAGGCTCGACCGGCACCGTCGCCCGGCACCGCGCCTCCCGCCACCACTCTGCTGCGCGCGAGTGCGTCGGCCCTGCGCGGCGGGTGGCGCGCCGGGTTCTGGCTCGCCGTCGGGTGCGGAGTGCTCGACGCCGCCGCCAACGCGATCGTGCTCATCGGGCTGCGGCTCGGCGATCTCACCGTCGTCTCGGTGCTCACCGCGCTCTACCCGGCCGGCACGATCCTGCTCGCCGCGGTCGTGCTGCGTGAGCGCATCGCGCGGCTGCAGTGGGTCGGGCTCGTGCTGGCGCTCGCGGCGAGCGCGATGCTCTCACTCGCCTGA
- a CDS encoding DEAD/DEAH box helicase yields the protein MPQNKKARPGRASTSARGASGAGRSGGRAAAASGSRSPGHRGYRPEEADAPAKKARWSREERVDRGHAPERSRGDREVRGERAARGGRDDAGRPARDDRGRPARASRDDAGRPARDDRGHPGRPARDDRVGRPSRGQDVSVQRTGTGRTAHRPEWRPQKDAANERPARRFGRDTRPQDRQLDDRGGESRGTRRDGGRGVGAADTRRRDDRPARAPRTENRAPRSENRDAGFYPSKPAAGPVNDVVLERLAADAVQARDVEGVTFTDLGLGGNITRTLEDLGAVTPFPIQAATIPDVLAGKDVLGRGRTGSGKTIAFGAPLVERLMENGGGKNRKEGRAPRALILAPTRELALQIDRTVQPIARSVGLFTTQIYGGVPQARQVGALRRGVDIIIGTPGRIEDLVEQGRLDLSRIEIVVLDEADHMCELGFLEPVQRIIRRTRTGNQKLLFSATLDSGVASLVTEFLSSPSVYEVAGEDQESSTIDHRVLLVEQREKRAVIEQLSAGPGKTLVFARTRAFAEELADQLDDAGIPAVSLHGDLNQARRSRNLEKLTSGRVSVLVATDVAARGIHVDDISLVIQADAPDEYKAYLHRSGRTGRAGKVGTVVTLVTRQRRRRLDELLGRAEIDAVVHEVRAGDALLDELAAL from the coding sequence ATGCCTCAGAACAAGAAGGCGCGCCCCGGGCGCGCCAGCACCTCCGCCCGCGGCGCCTCGGGAGCCGGACGTTCCGGCGGCCGCGCCGCCGCCGCGAGCGGTTCGCGCAGCCCCGGTCACCGCGGCTACCGCCCCGAGGAGGCCGACGCGCCCGCGAAGAAGGCGCGCTGGAGCCGTGAGGAGCGCGTCGACCGCGGCCACGCGCCGGAGCGCTCGCGCGGCGACCGCGAGGTGCGCGGCGAGCGTGCGGCGCGCGGCGGCCGCGACGACGCCGGTCGTCCTGCTCGCGACGATCGCGGGCGCCCGGCTCGCGCATCGCGCGACGACGCTGGTCGGCCCGCTCGCGACGACCGCGGCCACCCCGGCCGCCCCGCACGCGATGACCGCGTCGGACGCCCGTCCCGCGGCCAGGACGTGTCGGTGCAGCGCACGGGCACGGGCCGCACGGCGCACCGCCCCGAGTGGCGCCCGCAGAAGGATGCTGCCAACGAGCGGCCCGCGCGCCGGTTCGGTCGCGACACGCGTCCGCAGGACCGACAGTTGGACGACCGCGGCGGCGAGTCGCGCGGCACGCGCCGCGACGGCGGCCGAGGTGTCGGCGCAGCGGACACCCGTCGTCGGGATGACCGCCCCGCCCGCGCACCCCGCACCGAGAACCGCGCGCCCCGCTCCGAGAACCGCGATGCGGGCTTCTACCCGAGCAAGCCCGCCGCCGGACCGGTCAACGACGTCGTGCTCGAGCGTCTCGCGGCCGACGCCGTGCAGGCTCGCGACGTCGAGGGCGTGACCTTCACCGATCTCGGCCTCGGCGGCAACATCACGCGCACGCTCGAGGACCTCGGGGCCGTGACGCCGTTCCCCATCCAGGCGGCGACGATTCCCGACGTGCTCGCGGGCAAGGATGTGCTCGGCCGCGGTCGCACCGGCAGCGGCAAGACGATCGCCTTCGGGGCGCCCCTCGTCGAGCGGCTCATGGAGAACGGCGGCGGCAAGAACCGCAAGGAGGGCCGCGCCCCGCGCGCCCTCATCCTCGCGCCGACGCGCGAGCTCGCCCTGCAAATCGACCGCACCGTGCAGCCCATCGCCCGCAGCGTGGGCCTCTTCACGACGCAGATCTACGGCGGCGTGCCCCAGGCTCGCCAGGTCGGCGCGCTGCGCCGAGGTGTCGACATCATCATCGGCACGCCCGGCCGCATCGAAGACCTCGTCGAGCAGGGGCGGCTCGACCTGAGCCGCATCGAGATCGTCGTCCTCGACGAGGCCGACCACATGTGCGAGCTGGGCTTCCTCGAACCCGTGCAGCGCATCATCCGCCGCACGCGCACCGGCAACCAGAAGCTCCTGTTCTCGGCGACCCTCGACTCGGGCGTCGCGAGCCTCGTCACGGAGTTCCTGTCGAGCCCGAGCGTCTACGAGGTCGCGGGGGAGGACCAGGAGTCGTCGACGATCGACCACCGCGTGCTGCTCGTCGAGCAGCGCGAGAAGCGCGCCGTCATCGAGCAGCTCTCCGCCGGCCCGGGCAAGACGCTCGTCTTCGCGCGCACCCGAGCCTTCGCCGAGGAGCTCGCCGATCAGCTCGACGACGCGGGGATCCCCGCCGTGAGCCTGCACGGTGATCTCAACCAGGCGCGGCGCAGCCGCAACCTCGAGAAGCTCACGAGCGGCCGGGTGAGCGTGCTCGTGGCCACGGATGTCGCGGCCCGGGGCATCCACGTCGATGACATCTCGCTCGTCATCCAGGCCGACGCGCCCGACGAGTACAAGGCGTACCTGCACCGCTCGGGCCGCACGGGCCGCGCGGGCAAGGTCGGCACGGTCGTGACGCTCGTCACGCGCCAGCGCCGTCGTCGGCTCGACGAGCTGCTGGGACGCGCCGAGATCGACGCCGTCGTGCACGAGGTGCGCGCCGGCGACGCCCTGCTCGACGAGCTCGCCGCGCTGTAG
- a CDS encoding GNAT family N-acetyltransferase, whose amino-acid sequence MTTAPLATTVRPEDPRQPEVEAMLRAGEAFARGLYSAEECFLLPVEHLAAPGTTVLVARDDSGAALGMVALVEQEAGMGELKRLFVDDAARGRGVADLLLDALEQAARECSIRTLRLETGTLSDAALRFYARRGYERIPAFGPYVGSATSVCMARDLG is encoded by the coding sequence ATGACCACGGCGCCCCTCGCCACGACCGTGCGCCCGGAGGACCCCCGCCAGCCGGAGGTCGAGGCGATGCTGCGCGCTGGTGAGGCGTTCGCGCGCGGTCTCTACAGCGCCGAGGAGTGCTTCCTGCTGCCGGTCGAGCATCTCGCGGCACCGGGCACGACCGTGCTCGTCGCCCGTGACGACTCCGGGGCCGCGCTCGGCATGGTCGCGCTCGTCGAGCAGGAAGCCGGCATGGGCGAGCTCAAGCGCCTGTTCGTGGACGATGCGGCACGCGGTCGGGGCGTCGCCGACCTGCTACTGGATGCCCTCGAGCAGGCCGCGCGCGAGTGCAGCATCCGCACCCTGCGTCTGGAGACCGGCACCCTAAGCGATGCCGCCCTGCGGTTCTATGCCCGGCGCGGGTACGAGCGCATTCCCGCGTTCGGGCCGTACGTGGGCAGCGCGACGAGCGTGTGCATGGCGCGCGACCTGGGGTGA
- a CDS encoding ion transporter, with protein sequence MNASRLNPARFLRGQPVELAPYRIGWLARLMYGTIFEILVITVIIANAVALAILTFDGVPEGVREVARSFDGIAVVFYAVEVLLRIISYGSKPWMFFRSGWNVFDFLIVVSVPLVDGNAVIFRLIRLFRLIRLFRFLPEVRILSVSILKSVAPLVSISVLIGFLLFLYAMAGVYLFGDDDPQQWGDLGAAMVTLVVLLTLENFPDAFMGGIGVTPFALVYFLTYMFFIVFTVLNVLIGIVLNAMDQAREEEVAHQRDEARAHARDNPDPELDPLQTELEELESVHEARAERIARLRAELSALRREQ encoded by the coding sequence ATGAACGCGTCCCGACTCAACCCTGCACGGTTCCTGCGCGGGCAGCCCGTCGAGCTCGCCCCGTACCGCATCGGCTGGCTCGCCCGCCTCATGTACGGCACCATCTTCGAGATCCTCGTGATCACGGTCATCATCGCCAACGCCGTGGCGCTCGCGATTCTGACCTTCGATGGCGTTCCGGAAGGCGTGCGGGAGGTCGCGCGCAGCTTCGACGGCATCGCCGTCGTCTTCTACGCCGTGGAAGTGCTCCTGCGCATCATCTCCTACGGCTCGAAGCCGTGGATGTTCTTCCGCTCCGGCTGGAACGTCTTCGACTTCCTCATCGTCGTCTCCGTGCCGCTCGTCGACGGCAATGCCGTCATCTTCCGCCTCATCCGGCTGTTCCGCCTCATCCGGCTGTTCCGCTTCCTGCCCGAAGTGCGCATCCTGAGCGTCTCGATCCTCAAGAGCGTCGCACCGCTCGTGAGCATCTCCGTCCTCATCGGGTTCCTACTCTTCCTCTACGCGATGGCGGGTGTCTACCTCTTCGGCGATGACGACCCGCAGCAGTGGGGCGACCTCGGCGCCGCGATGGTGACGCTCGTGGTGCTGCTCACGCTCGAGAACTTCCCCGACGCGTTCATGGGCGGCATCGGGGTGACACCATTCGCGCTCGTGTACTTCCTCACGTACATGTTCTTCATCGTGTTCACGGTGCTCAACGTCCTCATCGGCATCGTGCTCAACGCCATGGATCAAGCCCGCGAAGAGGAGGTCGCGCACCAGCGCGACGAAGCGCGCGCGCACGCGCGAGACAATCCGGACCCCGAGCTCGACCCGTTGCAGACCGAACTGGAGGAGCTCGAGTCCGTGCACGAGGCGCGCGCCGAGCGCATCGCCCGGCTCCGGGCGGAGCTCAGCGCCCTCCGACGCGAGCAGTAG
- a CDS encoding efflux RND transporter permease subunit has protein sequence MTAHTASETHVHLLSVFSLRNRALIALVTIVVGVFGGIALTSLKQELIPSVSFPQVIVITQYPGAAPEVVEEDVSTPIETAIQGVPGLESSNASSSTGFSLVSASFEFGTDITRAEQRVQLAVNRMQLPADVDPRVLTGSIDDLPVIQIAVTSDLEPGELAEALETQAVPDLTQLEGVREVSVTGAIGDRVTITADDAALAAAGLLRSDIVDALDEYGVLLPAGTITEDGQTLAVLTGDRVESLDELASLPLLDATTDDVTTIDDVADLAVVGDPIQGYSRVNGEPSLTLAVTKTPDGNTVEVSQLVQDALPALATAIGSGTAFTVVFDQAPFIESSIEALAIEGSLGLVFAVVIILLFLLSVRSTLVIAISIPTSILLTFIGMQASGYSLNILTLGAITISIGRVVDDSIVVVENIKRHLALGEEKMQAILLGVKEVATAVTAATVTTIAVFLPLALVGDITGELFRPFALTTAIALGASLFVSLTIVPVLCYWFLRPPQVGSHAAAMSFEEESASPTRLQKSYLPILRWTLRRPVATILLSLLILGGTAGLATNLKTNFIGESGQNTLTVTQTLENGTSLEQLDQAAMVVEDELIDVEGIETVQVAIGSGDGSVLSLFGGGGDITYSITTDEDADQTAIQERVRDAIADLDGVGEIALQAAGAGFASSTIDVDISAASESDLQEAATAILDAVTELDVTAEASSNLAATQPYLAIEVDRERAAELGLSEVAVGGIVAQAMFPASVGSVIIDEKTLSIYLPNENAPTTVEELRDFELPTALGPQPLSELASVEESFGPATITTIRGIRSATVSITPAIDDIGSASIAIQEAVDGTTLPDSARATLGGVTAQQADAFSQLGLALLAAILIVYVVMVATFKSLRQPLLLLVSIPFAATGAIALQLIADIPLGVPSLIGVLMLIGIVVTNAIVLIDLVNQFRERGMKVGEAVIEGSSRRLRPILMTAAATIFALVPLGLGLTGSGGFISQPLAIVVIGGLVSSTILTLVVLPALYYLVEGAKERREARAAELEGRTA, from the coding sequence ATGACGGCACACACTGCATCGGAGACCCACGTGCACCTGCTCTCGGTGTTCAGCCTGCGCAACCGCGCGCTCATCGCCCTCGTCACGATCGTCGTCGGTGTGTTCGGCGGCATCGCGCTCACGAGCCTCAAGCAAGAGCTCATCCCCTCGGTGAGCTTCCCGCAGGTCATCGTCATCACGCAGTACCCCGGGGCGGCGCCCGAAGTCGTCGAGGAAGACGTCTCGACGCCCATCGAGACCGCCATCCAAGGCGTGCCCGGGCTCGAGAGCTCCAACGCCTCCTCGAGCACCGGGTTCTCGCTCGTCAGCGCGAGTTTCGAGTTCGGCACCGACATCACGCGCGCCGAGCAGCGGGTTCAGCTCGCCGTCAACCGGATGCAGCTGCCCGCCGACGTCGACCCGCGCGTGCTCACCGGATCCATCGACGACCTGCCCGTCATCCAGATCGCCGTCACGAGCGATCTCGAGCCCGGCGAGCTCGCGGAAGCGCTCGAGACGCAGGCCGTGCCCGACCTCACCCAGCTCGAGGGGGTGCGCGAAGTCTCCGTGACCGGCGCCATCGGCGACCGCGTCACCATCACCGCCGACGACGCGGCACTCGCCGCCGCCGGGCTCCTCCGCAGCGACATCGTCGACGCTCTCGACGAGTACGGCGTGCTGCTGCCCGCCGGCACGATTACCGAGGACGGCCAGACCCTCGCCGTGCTTACCGGCGACCGCGTCGAATCGCTCGACGAGCTCGCCTCGCTGCCGCTCCTCGACGCGACGACCGACGACGTCACGACGATCGACGACGTCGCCGACCTCGCCGTCGTCGGCGACCCCATCCAGGGCTACTCGCGCGTCAACGGCGAGCCCTCCCTCACGCTCGCCGTCACGAAGACGCCCGACGGCAACACCGTCGAGGTCTCGCAGCTCGTGCAAGACGCTCTGCCTGCCCTCGCGACCGCGATCGGCTCAGGCACCGCCTTCACGGTCGTCTTCGACCAGGCGCCGTTCATCGAGAGCTCGATCGAAGCGCTCGCGATCGAGGGCTCGCTCGGCCTCGTCTTCGCCGTCGTCATCATCCTGCTCTTCCTGCTGTCGGTGCGCTCGACTCTCGTCATCGCGATCTCGATCCCCACGTCGATCCTGCTCACCTTCATCGGCATGCAGGCCTCCGGTTACAGCCTCAACATCCTCACCCTCGGCGCCATCACAATCTCCATCGGGCGCGTCGTCGACGACTCGATCGTCGTCGTCGAGAACATCAAGCGGCACCTCGCCCTCGGCGAGGAGAAGATGCAGGCGATCCTGCTCGGCGTCAAGGAGGTCGCGACGGCAGTCACGGCCGCGACCGTGACGACGATCGCCGTGTTCCTGCCGCTCGCGCTCGTCGGCGACATCACGGGCGAGCTGTTTAGGCCGTTCGCGCTCACGACCGCGATCGCCCTCGGCGCCTCGCTCTTCGTCTCGCTCACGATCGTGCCCGTGCTCTGCTACTGGTTCCTGCGCCCGCCGCAGGTCGGCTCGCACGCCGCGGCGATGTCGTTTGAGGAGGAGTCGGCGAGCCCGACGCGCCTGCAGAAGAGCTACCTACCGATCCTGCGCTGGACCCTGCGTCGCCCCGTCGCGACGATCCTGCTGTCGCTCCTCATCCTCGGCGGCACGGCGGGGCTCGCGACGAACCTCAAGACCAACTTCATCGGCGAGTCCGGCCAGAACACCCTCACGGTCACCCAGACGCTCGAGAACGGCACGAGCCTTGAGCAGCTCGACCAGGCCGCGATGGTCGTCGAGGACGAACTCATCGACGTCGAGGGCATCGAGACCGTGCAGGTCGCGATCGGCTCGGGCGACGGTTCGGTGCTCTCCCTCTTCGGCGGCGGCGGCGACATCACCTACTCGATCACGACGGACGAGGACGCCGATCAGACGGCGATCCAGGAGCGGGTGCGCGACGCGATCGCCGACCTCGACGGCGTCGGCGAGATCGCCCTCCAAGCGGCGGGCGCAGGCTTCGCCTCCTCGACGATCGACGTCGACATCAGCGCCGCGAGCGAGAGCGACCTGCAGGAGGCCGCGACCGCGATCCTCGACGCCGTCACCGAGCTCGACGTCACGGCAGAGGCGAGCAGCAACCTCGCCGCCACGCAGCCGTACCTCGCGATCGAGGTCGACCGGGAGCGCGCAGCCGAGCTCGGGCTCAGCGAGGTCGCCGTGGGCGGCATCGTCGCGCAGGCGATGTTCCCCGCCTCCGTCGGCTCCGTCATCATCGACGAGAAGACGCTCTCGATCTACCTCCCCAACGAGAACGCCCCGACCACGGTCGAGGAGCTGCGCGACTTCGAGCTGCCCACCGCGCTCGGGCCGCAGCCGCTCAGCGAGCTCGCCTCCGTCGAGGAGTCGTTCGGCCCTGCGACGATCACGACCATCCGCGGCATCCGCAGCGCGACCGTGAGCATCACGCCCGCGATCGACGACATCGGCTCCGCTTCGATCGCGATCCAGGAGGCCGTCGACGGCACGACACTGCCCGACAGTGCCCGCGCCACGCTCGGCGGCGTGACCGCGCAGCAGGCCGACGCCTTCAGCCAGCTCGGCCTCGCCCTCCTCGCCGCGATCCTCATCGTCTACGTCGTCATGGTCGCCACGTTCAAGAGCCTGCGCCAGCCGCTGCTGCTGCTCGTGTCGATCCCCTTCGCCGCGACCGGCGCGATCGCCCTCCAGCTCATCGCCGACATCCCGCTCGGTGTGCCTTCGCTCATCGGCGTGCTCATGCTCATCGGCATCGTCGTGACGAACGCGATCGTGCTCATCGACCTCGTGAACCAGTTCCGCGAGCGCGGCATGAAGGTCGGCGAGGCCGTCATCGAGGGCTCGTCGCGACGCCTGCGCCCGATTCTCATGACGGCGGCGGCGACGATCTTCGCGCTCGTGCCGCTCGGCCTCGGCCTCACCGGCAGCGGCGGGTTCATCTCGCAGCCGCTCGCGATCGTCGTCATCGGCGGTCTCGTCTCCTCGACGATCCTCACCCTCGTCGTGCTGCCGGCGCTGTACTACCTCGTCGAAGGAGCCAAGGAGCGCCGCGAGGCGCGCGCGGCCGAGCTCGAGGGCCGCACCGCCTAG